GGCGGGCGGCGGTGCATCCGGGCCGCGGCGGCGGAGCCGATGGGGGCGGCACCGGGGCGGCCGGGAAGGCCGAGGTTGGTGCGGGTGCCGGTGACGACGTAACCCTTGACGCCGCCCGCGAGGGCGTTGCGCACGGCGCCGATGTCGTCCGCGGCGGACAGGGCGAGGCCGTTGGGCCAGCCCGCCGCGCGGGTCTCGGAGAGCAGGGTGAGGCCGGACCCGTCGGGGAGGTGGACGTCGGCCACGCAGATGTCGCGCGGGCTGCCGACCCGGGGGCGGGCTTCCGCGATGGACGAGGCCTCGATCACATCCCGCACGCCCAGGGCCCACAGATGACGGGTGACGGTGGAACGGACGCGGGGGTCGGCGACGACGACCATGGCCGTCGGCTTGGTCGGTCGATAGGCGAGGCTCGCAGGTTGCTCGAGGAGAACGGACACCAGGCCTCCAGGGGGAGTGGCGGTGACGGTGCCGACTTGGGGCTAAGCCGGGGCGATCCGTATGGGAAGGGTCACAAGCCTCTTCGGCACCCAACCGTCCCGGCTTTAGGGAATGATCACGAATTGATGAGTAACAATTCGGGCAATTCGGACGGCTGACCGATCAACGACTCTGCGGACCGCGCCGCTGCGGAAGCGTCACGACCCCCGCGTCCGGCGGCCCGCCCGGCGGCAGTCCCGCGATCTGACAGAGCAGATCGCACCAGGCCGCGAGGTGCGCCGCGGTGTCCGGCGCCTGCGGCACGCCCCCCGGGCCGCTGGTGTCCGTCGGCGACCACGACGCCCGGATCTCGATCCGCGTCGACGGCTCCCGCTCCGCGAGCCCGCCGAAGTAGTGCGACCCGGCCCGGGTCACCGTGCCGCTCGGCGCGCCGTACGGCACCCGGCGGGCCTCCAGCGCGCCCGTCAGCCAGGACCAGCAGACCTCCGGCAGCAGCGGGTCCGCGGCCATCTCCGGCTCCAGATCGGCGTGCACGAGCGTCACCATCCGGAACGTACCGCCCCAGGCGTCGTGCCCCGCCGGATCGTGCAGCAGGATCAGCCGCCCGTCCGCCAGCTCCTCGTCGTCCACGACGACGGCCGCCTCCAGCGCGTACGAGAAGGGGGCCAGCCGCTGGGGCGGCGGGGTGGCGTCGAGTTCGATCTCCGGCCGCAGGCGCACTCCTTGCAGCCCGGCGACCGCCTGCCGGAAGACGGACGGGGAGCCCTCCCCGCCCGCGTCGTCCGGACCGTCCGAGAGGTGTCCCTGCGCCGCAGCCATGCCCGGAAGACTAGGCGGAAGAGGCCGCTCTTCCGGGTAGGACACCCACACGGGCGGGTCACTCGTTCGGCCCGTGCGAAGATTTGGGGCATGAGTGAGCGCAGCCAGCTTCAGACCGGCCGCACCGCGGCGCACGACTCGGCGTTCCTGCGGGCGTGCCGACGCGAACCCGTACCCCATACCCCGGTCTGGTTCATGCGGCAGGCGGGACGCTCCCTTCCCGAGTACCGCAAGGTCCGTGAGGGCACCGCCATGCTGGAGTCCTGCATGCGCCCCGACCTCGTCACCGAGATCACCCTCCAGCCCGTGCGCCGCCACAACGTCGACGCCGCGATCTTCTTCAGCGACATCGTCGTCCCGCTCAAGGCCATCGGCATCGACCTCGACATCAAGCCCGGCGTCGGCCCGGTCGTGGCCCAGCCGATCCGCAGCCGCGCCGACCTCGACCGGCTGCGCCCGCTCGACGCGGACGACGTGCCGTACGTGACCGAGGCCATCGGCATGCTCACCGCCGAGCTGGGCACCACCCCGCTCATCGGCTTCGCCGGCGCCCCCTTCACCCTGGCCAGCTACCTCGTCGAGGGCGGCCCGTCGCGCAACCACGAGCACACCAAGGCGCTCATGTACGGCGACCCGGAGCTGTGGGCCGACCTCCTCGACCGCCTCGCGGACATCACCGCCGCCTTCCTGAAGGTGCAGATCGAGGCGGGCGCCTCGGCCGTGCAGCTCTTCGACTCCTGGGTCGGCGCCCTGGCCCCGGCCGACTACCGCCGCTCCGTCATGCCCGCCTCGGCCAAGGTCTTCGACGCCGTCGCCGGCTACGGCGTGCCGCGCATCCACTTCGGCGTCGGCACGGGCGAGCTGCTCGGCCTCATGGGCGAGGCCGGTGCGGACGTCGTCGGCGTCGACTGGCGCATCCCCATGGACGAGGCCGCGCGCCGCGTCGGCCCCGGCAAGGCGCTCCAGGGCAACCTCGACCCGGCCGTCCTCTTCGCCGGCCACGAGGCCGTCGAGACCAAGGCCCGCGAGGTCCTGGACGCGGCGGAGAAGCTGGAGGGCCACGTCTTCAACCTCGGCCACGGCGTGCTGCCCACCACCGACCCGGACGCGCTGACCCGCCTGGTCGCCTACGTCCACGAGCAGACGGCCCGCTAGGGCCTTGCCGGCCGGTCCCGGTCGGCGTCTGACCCGCCGTTTCGTCCTCAATCGCCGGACGGGCTTGATTCGGCTGAGCTCAGCCGCCAAGCCCGTCCGGCGTTTTGAGGACGCGCCCGCAGGGCGCTCACTGCCGCAGGCAGGCCGCGGCGGCCTTGCGCGCCGCGACGAGAACCGGGTCCCACACCGGGGAGAACGGCGGGGCGTAGCCCAGGTCCAGCGCCGTCATCTGCTCCACCGTCATACGGGCCGTCAGGGCCACCGCCGCGACGTCCACCCGCTTGGCCGCGCCCTCCCGGCCGACGATCTGGACGCCGAGCAGCCTGCCCGTGCGGCGCTCGGCGAGCATCTTCACCGTCATCGGGCGCGCGCCCGGGTAGTACCCGGCGCGGCTCGTCGACTCCACGGTGACGGTCACGAACTGCAGCCCCGCCGCCGTGGCCTGGGCCTCCAGCAGGCCCGTACGGGCGATCTCCAGGTCGCACACCTTGCTCACGGCCGTGCCGACCACGCCCGGGAACGTGGCGTAGCCGCCGCCGATGTTCGAGCCGATCACCTGACCGTGCTTGTTGGCGTGCGTGCCCAGCGCGATGTGCCGGGTACGGCCGGCCACCAGGTCCCAGACCTCCACGCAGTCGCCTCCGGCCCAGATGTTCCCGTGGCCGCGCACCCGCATCGCCTGATCCGTCAGCAGTCCGCCCGACTCGCCGAGCGGCAGCCCCGCCGCCTCGGCCAGCGATGTCTCGGGGCGTACCCCCAGCCCCAGCACCACCACCTCGGCCGGGAACCGCCGCTCCCCGGCGACGACCGCCGTGACCGCACCGTCCGGGGCGTCGGGGCCTGCCGGGCCGGTGACGATCGAGGTGACCTCGGTCCCCGTCACCACCTCGATGCCCATGCCGGACATCGCCTCCCGGACCAGGGCGCCCATGTCCGGATCCAGCGTGGCCATCGGCTGCTCGGCACGCTCGATGACCGTCACCTCGAAGCCGCGCAGACTGAGCGCCTCCGCCATCTCCACCCCGATGTACCCGGCGCCGATCACGACCGCGCGGCGCGGGCCCGCCGGGTCGAGCTTCGCCAGCCCGTCGATCAGTGCCCGGCCGTCGTCCAGGGTCTGCACCCCGTACACCCCGCGCGCGTCGATGCCCTCGATCGGCGGCCGGACCGGGCGGGCGCCCGTGGCCAGAACCAGCCGGTCGTAGCCGTGCCAGCGCTCCGTGCCCGATTCCAGATCACGCGCCCGCACCCGCTGCCCGGCCACGTCCAGCTCCGTCACCTCCGTACGCGTCCGCAGATCGATGCCGCGCCGGCGGTGCTCCTCGGGGGCGCGGGCGATGAGCGCGTCCGGCCCGTCGACCACACCACCCGCCCAGTAGGGGATGCCGCACGCCGAGTACGAGGTGAAGTGCCCCCGCTCGAACGCCGTGATCTCCAGTTCGTCCGGGCCCTTGAGCCTGCGCGCCTGCGAGGCCGCGGACATGCCCGCCGCGTCCCCTCCGACGATCACCAGTCGCGTCGCCGCCATCGCGTTCCCGTCCTCTCGCCGTCCGTCCGGTCCGTCACGCCCCAAGCTACGGGGGACCGGGCCGTCCGCCCCGGCCGGGGAAAGCGAGGAAGACCGTTTCGGCGCCGCCCCGGAGCCGGATGTCGAAGCGGTACGTGCGGTGGCCACCCGCCTCCGGCGTGGCCAGCAACGTGGCGCGCCGGGCGGGCGGCAGGGCGTCGATCAGCGGGTCGTGCTCGGGGAAGGCCAGGTAGACACGGGTGAACAGATGACGCGTCAGGCCCGGTGCGAGGAGACACACCGCGAGATAGGGCGCCTCGCCGGGCGGCAGGGTGCGCAGCGCGTAATGGCCGTCTTCGCGGGTGACGACCCGCGCGAAACCCGTGAAGACGGCACCGTCGCGCCGCAGACTGCCGGGCGCGCCCACGAGCGAACCGTCCGGGGCGGCCTGCCAGAACTCCAGCAGCGCCTCCGGCACGGGTGCCCCGTCGCCGTCGCGGACGCAGCCGTGCACGGTGATCGTGTCCGGGTGTCCGACGGGGGCCGCCTCCCCGCCGCCGGGGAAGGGCAGGGCGGTGCCGTGGAAGGGGCCGATGGTCTGCGCGGGGGTGGCGGGCAGGGACATTCAGCGGCCCTCCTCGGCCCAGGTGGCGGCCGGCCCGTCCAGGACGACGTCCCAGCGGTAGCCCAGGGACAGCCCGGGTTCGTTCAGCCCGGGGTCGTAGGCGGCGACCAGACGCCGGCGGGCGGTCGCGTCGCGGACGGAGGTCCAGATCGAGTCGTAGGGCAGCAGCGGGTCCCCGGGGAAGTACATCTGGGTGACCAGACGCTGGGTGAACGCGGTACCGAAGAGGGAGAAATGCAGATGGGAGGGGCGCCAGGCGTTGTGACGGGTGACGTCGGGATAGGCGCCGGGCCGGATGGTGGTGAAGCGGTAGCGGCCGTCGTCGTCGGTGAGGCACCGGCCCGCACCCGTGAAGTTCGCATCGAGCGGCGCGGCGTGCCGGTCCATCCGGTGCACATAGCGGCCGGCGGCGTTGGCCTGCCACAGCTCCACCAACTGGCCGCGCACCGGGCGCCCCCGGCCGTCCAGGACCCGTCCGCCGACGGTGATCCGCTCACCCAGCGGCTCCCCGTGGTGCCCGGTCGTCAGATCGGCGTCGAGCGGGCTCACATCGGCCGCGCCGAAGACGGGCGCGCGCAGTTCGACGGCGTCGGGATCGAGGACGAGCGGGACGGGCCGCTGCCGGGGGTGCCGCTCGGGACGGCCGCGGTACGGCGGGACGGAGCCCGCCGCCTCGCCGGCCGCGATCCCGGCGCAGTCCTCAGCGAAGTCCTCGGTCACGTCCTCGACGTCACGGCCGGTGCCCTGGGCTAACGGTTCGGTGGTTGCCATGGCCGAGGACCTACCCCGGCGCGCGGGCCGTTGATCCCCGCGCGCCCGACTCCCGGTGATTCCCGGCCGGTTCGCCGACGCCGCGTCCGCCGGTTCAGCGTTCGAGGACCAGCGCCTGCCCCTGCCCGACACCGATGCACAGCGCCGCCAGCCCCGTGCCGGAGCCCGCCGCCGCCAGCTGGTGGGCGACCGACCCCGCCAGCCGGGCGCCGGAGCAGCCCAGCGGGTGGCCGATCGCGATCGCGCCGCCCCGGGCGTTGACGACACCGGGGTCCAGTTCCGGCCATTCCGCGAAGCAGCCCAACGCCTGGGCGGCGAAGGCCTCATTGAGCTCGAAGTGGGTCACGTCGCCGAAGCCACGGCCCGCCTTGGCCAGCGCCCGCCGTACCGCCTCGACGGGACCGAGGCCGAACAGATCCGGCTCGATGCCCGTGACGGCCGAGGCCCGTACCCGGGCCAGCGGCTCACGGCCGGTCAGCCGCAGCCCCTCCTCGTCCACGAGCAGCAGCGCGGCGGCACCGTCGTTCAGCGGCGAGGAGTTGCCCGCGGTGACCGTCCCGCCCTCCGTACGGAAGACCGGCTTCAGCCGCGCCAGCGCCTCGGGGGAGGTGGCATCGCGGATGGTCTCGTCCCGCGGCAGTCCGACGCCGGGCAGCGGCACCACCTCGGCGTCGTACGCGCCCTCCTTCCACGCCCGCGCCGCCTTCTCGTGACTGGCGAGCGCGAACGCGTCCTGCTGCTCCCGGGTGATGCCGTGCCGGTCCGCGATCAGTTCGGCACCCTCCCCGAGCGAGGTCGTCCACCGCGGCTCCATGGCCGGGTTGGTCATCCGCCAGCCGAGGGTGGTCGAGTACATCCGCTGGTCGCCGGCCGGGAAGGCCCGCTCGGGCTTGGGCAGCACCCAGGGGGCGCGGCTCATCGACTCGACGCCGCCCGCGATCACCACCGACGCGTCGCCGAGGGCGATGGCGCGGTACGCCTGCACGACCGCCTCCAGACCGGAGGCGCACAGCCGGTTGACGGTCGCGCCGGGCACGGTCACCGGCAGCCCCGCGAGCAGCACGGCCATCCGCGCGACGTTGCGGTTCTCCTCCCCGGCGCCGTTGGCGTTGCCGAGGACGACGTCGTCGATCCTGGCCGGATCGAGGCCGGGAGCCCGCTGGACGAGGGCCCGGACGACGTGTGCGGCGAGGTCGTCGGGGCGGACGGCGGCGAGGGCGCCGCCGTACTTGCCGACGGGGGTGCGGACGGCGTCGACGATGTAGACGTCGCGGATGCGGTCGTTCATGGCTTCTCCATCAGCGGTCGGGCGGTCGGCGGTCGACGTCTTGTCCACGCGCGCCACCGCACGTGTTCGCCCGG
The window above is part of the Streptomyces syringium genome. Proteins encoded here:
- a CDS encoding response regulator transcription factor codes for the protein MSVLLEQPASLAYRPTKPTAMVVVADPRVRSTVTRHLWALGVRDVIEASSIAEARPRVGSPRDICVADVHLPDGSGLTLLSETRAAGWPNGLALSAADDIGAVRNALAGGVKGYVVTGTRTNLGLPGRPGAAPIGSAAAARMHRRPPGAPGHPGGYRELSGREVEVLRLVAEGQSNKAIGVSMGLSALTVKSHLARIARKLGTGDRAGMVAVALRTGIIH
- a CDS encoding DUF3000 domain-containing protein; translation: MAAAQGHLSDGPDDAGGEGSPSVFRQAVAGLQGVRLRPEIELDATPPPQRLAPFSYALEAAVVVDDEELADGRLILLHDPAGHDAWGGTFRMVTLVHADLEPEMAADPLLPEVCWSWLTGALEARRVPYGAPSGTVTRAGSHYFGGLAEREPSTRIEIRASWSPTDTSGPGGVPQAPDTAAHLAAWCDLLCQIAGLPPGGPPDAGVVTLPQRRGPQSR
- the hemE gene encoding uroporphyrinogen decarboxylase codes for the protein MSERSQLQTGRTAAHDSAFLRACRREPVPHTPVWFMRQAGRSLPEYRKVREGTAMLESCMRPDLVTEITLQPVRRHNVDAAIFFSDIVVPLKAIGIDLDIKPGVGPVVAQPIRSRADLDRLRPLDADDVPYVTEAIGMLTAELGTTPLIGFAGAPFTLASYLVEGGPSRNHEHTKALMYGDPELWADLLDRLADITAAFLKVQIEAGASAVQLFDSWVGALAPADYRRSVMPASAKVFDAVAGYGVPRIHFGVGTGELLGLMGEAGADVVGVDWRIPMDEAARRVGPGKALQGNLDPAVLFAGHEAVETKAREVLDAAEKLEGHVFNLGHGVLPTTDPDALTRLVAYVHEQTAR
- a CDS encoding FAD-dependent oxidoreductase, which gives rise to MAATRLVIVGGDAAGMSAASQARRLKGPDELEITAFERGHFTSYSACGIPYWAGGVVDGPDALIARAPEEHRRRGIDLRTRTEVTELDVAGQRVRARDLESGTERWHGYDRLVLATGARPVRPPIEGIDARGVYGVQTLDDGRALIDGLAKLDPAGPRRAVVIGAGYIGVEMAEALSLRGFEVTVIERAEQPMATLDPDMGALVREAMSGMGIEVVTGTEVTSIVTGPAGPDAPDGAVTAVVAGERRFPAEVVVLGLGVRPETSLAEAAGLPLGESGGLLTDQAMRVRGHGNIWAGGDCVEVWDLVAGRTRHIALGTHANKHGQVIGSNIGGGYATFPGVVGTAVSKVCDLEIARTGLLEAQATAAGLQFVTVTVESTSRAGYYPGARPMTVKMLAERRTGRLLGVQIVGREGAAKRVDVAAVALTARMTVEQMTALDLGYAPPFSPVWDPVLVAARKAAAACLRQ
- the pcaG gene encoding protocatechuate 3,4-dioxygenase subunit alpha; this encodes MSLPATPAQTIGPFHGTALPFPGGGEAAPVGHPDTITVHGCVRDGDGAPVPEALLEFWQAAPDGSLVGAPGSLRRDGAVFTGFARVVTREDGHYALRTLPPGEAPYLAVCLLAPGLTRHLFTRVYLAFPEHDPLIDALPPARRATLLATPEAGGHRTYRFDIRLRGGAETVFLAFPGRGGRPGPP
- the pcaH gene encoding protocatechuate 3,4-dioxygenase subunit beta; translated protein: MATTEPLAQGTGRDVEDVTEDFAEDCAGIAAGEAAGSVPPYRGRPERHPRQRPVPLVLDPDAVELRAPVFGAADVSPLDADLTTGHHGEPLGERITVGGRVLDGRGRPVRGQLVELWQANAAGRYVHRMDRHAAPLDANFTGAGRCLTDDDGRYRFTTIRPGAYPDVTRHNAWRPSHLHFSLFGTAFTQRLVTQMYFPGDPLLPYDSIWTSVRDATARRRLVAAYDPGLNEPGLSLGYRWDVVLDGPAATWAEEGR
- a CDS encoding thiolase family protein gives rise to the protein MNDRIRDVYIVDAVRTPVGKYGGALAAVRPDDLAAHVVRALVQRAPGLDPARIDDVVLGNANGAGEENRNVARMAVLLAGLPVTVPGATVNRLCASGLEAVVQAYRAIALGDASVVIAGGVESMSRAPWVLPKPERAFPAGDQRMYSTTLGWRMTNPAMEPRWTTSLGEGAELIADRHGITREQQDAFALASHEKAARAWKEGAYDAEVVPLPGVGLPRDETIRDATSPEALARLKPVFRTEGGTVTAGNSSPLNDGAAALLLVDEEGLRLTGREPLARVRASAVTGIEPDLFGLGPVEAVRRALAKAGRGFGDVTHFELNEAFAAQALGCFAEWPELDPGVVNARGGAIAIGHPLGCSGARLAGSVAHQLAAAGSGTGLAALCIGVGQGQALVLER